The Oscillatoria acuminata PCC 6304 genomic interval TCGCTATTGAAGCAATATCTAGTTTGAAATTTACTGAGGGGGCTTGTCAGTTGTGGTGGTATCCCGAGGTTCTGTCCAATGCCATTGGGATTAAAATTGCTCGTAATGCCGATCGCCCTGAGAGTTTGCTGGCTGTACCGGGTGGCGCTTGTGACTTGTTGGGTCCTTCTAAGGTTCAGGAGATTTTACAGCTTGGCTTGAATTTGAGGCTGGGCCGTGTTAGTCAGATTGATATATTCATTGACGACTTCGATAGGCGTTGGCCTCCTAAAAAAGTTGAGGAATCTTATTTAGCGGGTCACTGTTATGGGTTTCGAGTTTTTCGTCAAATCTCCAGCGGTAATTTTCCGCGCAAACTTTTAGAGGATATCCAGGACAACCAAGATTTAATGTCTGTGGGGATGGGGACTACTTTTGAGTTAGGCAATCGCGGACAGCGTGGCTCGGGCAAACGATTTAAGGTTTACGATAAGTCCATTGAGTCTCGGGGCAAAAATAAGGCGATTCGTTATGAGTTGAGTTTATATAATATTTCCACGAAAAAAAGAGCCGATGAGATATCTAAGTTTTTGGCTTTTTCTCCAGTTGACGACTGGCAACAGATTATTGCTTCCACTTTTAAATCTTGTATTGACTTTCGGCTTGGCACTCGTGGCCGTTCTGGTCCTGTTCCTGAGTGGTATGAGATTATCGGAGATGTTGAGCCTCTAAGCCTTCTTTCTGCCCCCAAGCAAAATAGCCTAGAGCGTACTAAGGAATGGCTTGAACGCTGCGCACCTGCGATCGCTACTGTTTTGGATTTTTTAGAGGCAACTGGCGGTGAGAGGTCGGTGCTTGCTTGGGTTAACTCTCTGCAATCTCAAGGCCGTGACCGGATGGGGACTAAGCATCTCCAATCCATTGAGCAAGCTCTACTCGAAAAAAGTTCTCCAGCGTTTCACCCATCATCATGCGATCGCTCGGCTTGAGTGTGGATGTGATCGCTCTCAATAAGCAGGGCTAACCGGCAATCAACATCCTCTGGATGTTTTTGGCGCTATCTCTGCTACCCCGGGGGGTAATACCGGGGTTACTTTGCCAAATGCTACAGAACAGGGACCTATCTGTGAATTGTTAATGCTAAAGAACAGGGACCTATATACTCTTCCTGGTAAAGCTGTCTGCAAGACGAGGATGAGCACTAAGAACTTTCCGGAAGGGGGCTTTTTGTCCAGGGTTTATCGGATCATAGTCAACCCCCCCTTCCGGAAAGTTCGACTGCGAATCCTCAATCACGCATCTCTTAGTGCGTGAAAATTTTCCGGAAGGGGGCTTTTTTGTAGAGTTTTTCGGATTATAGTTAACCCCCCCTTCCGGAAAATTTCTCTTAGGTTCTGCCCTTTGGGGTACACCGTTAACTCTACTTACGCCATTGGATCCGGGGTACACTTTTGGCTCTATCGCCCTCATTATTCTTCCCAGGGGATTCGTGCTAATCTGTGAAGAATCGCTAAACTAGATTAAGAAGTCAACATCCCCAAGGGGCAATTCTGTAGCCCTCTAACCGATATGGTTCATATCACGCGCCTGGAACTGAGCAACTTTAAATCCTTTGGAGGCACAACGAGCATTCCTGTCTTGCCAGGGTTTACCGTGGTTTCAGGTCCTAACGGTTCGGGGAAATCCAATATTCTCGATGCCCTTCTCTTCTGTCTGGGCATCTCGACTTCTAAAGGAATGCGGGCGGAACGCTTGCCCGATTTAGTGAACCACAATCAATCCCGCAGTCGTGGCACTGTTGAGGCGAGTGTGACGGTGACGTTTGACTTGGGGGATTCGTTTGGGTTAATTGATACCCCTGATGCACCGGCAACCGCTACACCAGATGGATCGCCGGTGGAACCTGAACAGCGTTTAGAATCAGAAGAACCGGAGGCAGTCGCCCCAGAATCCCACTCGGACAATGGCAATGGGTCCAGCGCCTCGGAACCCTCTGCTGCCGAAACCCTTGCCGCGACTGCCGATCGCGAATGGAGTATCACCAGGCGATTGCGTGTTACCAAAGGTGGCACCTACACCTCCACCTATTACATGAATGGGGAATCCTGCACCCTCACCCAATTGCACGAACAAATTAACCGCC includes:
- a CDS encoding replication initiation factor domain-containing protein — its product is MSLACGIHGFNLTFEGSQFESLRFAIEAISSLKFTEGACQLWWYPEVLSNAIGIKIARNADRPESLLAVPGGACDLLGPSKVQEILQLGLNLRLGRVSQIDIFIDDFDRRWPPKKVEESYLAGHCYGFRVFRQISSGNFPRKLLEDIQDNQDLMSVGMGTTFELGNRGQRGSGKRFKVYDKSIESRGKNKAIRYELSLYNISTKKRADEISKFLAFSPVDDWQQIIASTFKSCIDFRLGTRGRSGPVPEWYEIIGDVEPLSLLSAPKQNSLERTKEWLERCAPAIATVLDFLEATGGERSVLAWVNSLQSQGRDRMGTKHLQSIEQALLEKSSPAFHPSSCDRSA